A region of Carettochelys insculpta isolate YL-2023 chromosome 9, ASM3395843v1, whole genome shotgun sequence DNA encodes the following proteins:
- the UCHL5 gene encoding ubiquitin carboxyl-terminal hydrolase isozyme L5 isoform X2 translates to MKGLALSNSEVIRQVHNSFARQQMFEFDAKSSAKEEDAFHFVSYVPVNGRLYELDGLREGPIDLGACNQDDWISAVRPVIEKRIQKYSEGEIRFNLMAIVSDRKMIYEQKITELQQQLSEEEPMDTDQSGNMLSSVQSEVAKYQMLIEEENQKLKRYKIENIRRKHNYLPFIMELLKTLAEHQQLIPLVEKAKEKQNAKKAQEAK, encoded by the exons ATGAAAGGTTTGGCACTAAGCAACTCTGAAGTGATTCGGCAGGTTCACAATAGTTTTGCCAG aCAACAAATGTTTGAGTTTGATGCAAAATCATCAGCGAAAGAAGAAGATGCATTTCACTTTGTAAGCTATGTTCCTGTTAATGGAAGGCTATATGAACTAGACGGACTAAGGGAAGGACCAATTGATTTAG GTGCCTGTAATCAAGATGATTGGATCAGTGCTGTCAGGCCTGTTATAGAGAAACGAATACAAAA ATATAGTGAAGGAGAGATAAGATTTAACCTTATGGCCATTGTGTCTGACAGAAAAATGATATATGAGCAGAAAATAACAGAATTACAGCAACAACTTTCAGAG gaAGAGCCAATGGATACAGATCAAAGTGGTAACATGTTAAGTTCTGTTCAGTCCGAAGTTGCAAAATATCAGATGTTAATTGAAGAGGAGAACCAAAAACTAAAAAGATACAAG ATTGAAAATATTAGAAGAAAACATAACTACCTGCCTTTCATCATGGAATTACTAAAAACTTTAGCAGAACACCAGCAATTAATACCATTGGTAGAAAAG gcaaaagaaaaacagaatgccAAGAAAGCTCAGGAGGCCAAATGA